The following coding sequences are from one Humulus lupulus chromosome X, drHumLupu1.1, whole genome shotgun sequence window:
- the LOC133805893 gene encoding uncharacterized mitochondrial protein AtMg00860-like, whose translation MDLINRVFKDVLDKFIVVFIDNILIYLSLEEEHEEHLRLTLQRLRENKLYAKYKKCDFWLPQVTFFGHIVSKDGVMVDLIKIDAVKNWPRLKNVSEVRSFMRMAGYYWRFVEGFSKIATPLIGLTKKNIKFYWADKCETSL comes from the coding sequence atggacttaataaaCCGAGTGTTCAAGGATGTTCTGGATAAGTTCATCGTGGTATTCATTGACAATATTCTTATATACTTGAGTTTAGAGGAAGAACATGAGGAGCATTTACGGCTAACTCTTCAACGGTTAAGAGAAAACAAGTTATATGCCAAATATAAGAAATGTGATTTTTGGCTGCCCCAGGTGACATTTTTTGGTCATATAGTAAGCAAAGATGGAGTTATGGTGGACCTAATCAAGATTGATGCAGTAAAGAACTGGCCTAGACTGAAGAACGTgtctgaagtgagaagctttatGAGGATGGCTGGTTACTATTGGCGATTTGTTGAAGGTTTTTCCAAAATCGCAACACCATTGATTGGATTGACAAAGAAGAATATCAAGTTCTACTGGGCAGACAAGTGTGAGACTAGTTTGTAG